The Thermomonospora curvata DSM 43183 DNA segment CTTGTTGTCCATGAAGGCTCGCATCACCCGCCGGTAGAGCGGAGCGGACGGGGAGTCCAGATGCGCAAACGGCCGCGGCCCCTGCCCCTTCATCACACCCCTTGGTCCGGCACTGTCACGGTAAGTATGACGCCATTGGCGCTGCGGCATGACCTGAACACCGTTTTTGTGTGTTCACCTCCAAGTCGCGACACTCCGGCTCTCTTTTCGGTCTTCACAAAACCTTCGAAGAAGGCTGGATATAATAAGGTGTGAAATCTTTTCAACATGTCGTCTCCGCAGAGTGGGACGGGATGCTCAATCTCGTCCTGGCGCCCTGGGGCGGCGCGCGGTCGGACATCGCTACAGTTGCCCTCCTCGTTCGAGTCTCCGCGTCGGGAAAAGCGCACGATGATCGGTGCTACCGCGATGCAGCTGCAACTGAGGAGCCGAAACAAAGCGTCGATGTGGTGAGAACGAGACCGACCCCCGGACGGTGCGTAGCGTAAGCGCCATGGGAGCCCGAGTGGCGGCGTTCCTCGAAACGGTCCCGGCAACATCACCTCGGCCTGCGGGCGCCTTGCGTAATACCGCTCCGTGAGAACTGGGGCGCAAGTCCAGACGGCCTCCAGAGCTGCGGCACCACAGGCTGTAGCAGACCTTCTGACGGACTGTCCCCACATGCGGCCTGTGGAGACGACGCGTTGAAAAATTCGGCAGAAAGCCGAACTAATGGCGCCTCAGGTTGGTTGAAGAGAGGAGTGGGAACGGTGACGTACGGTTTAAGTACCAGTACGCAGGTTATCGAAAGCGGCTGGCTCCGGGCTGTTGAGTGAGCTTTGTGAATGAAATGCGCACTCCTCTTCCCGAGTTATGCGCTCTGGGAAAAGATGCACGGCTCGTTGAGCACTTTCCACGCGTTGTCGCGGTCAGCCAGCCGGGCGGCGAGCGTGGAAGCGGCGAGATCGGAGGGAAGAGCTGCACTGAACTTCAGCCCGTGCACCGCTCGCGAGTCCACCTCGGGATCAGCTAGCCGGTGCAAAGAGCGACCGACCTCGCGCCAGGTCACGGCGTCCAAATCGTTGCGAAGCCGAATGTAAAGATCGTCAGGACGAGCACAGGGGTCGGCGAGAGAACCGAGAGACGCCTTGAGCGTAGCGTTGACGCGGGTGCCGGCCCACGTCCACCAGAGCACATCGTGCCCGGACCGCACCACGATCGTGCGGTCCGGTGCCGCCACATCGGCGAGCTCGGCGCGGGCCGTTGCCAGAGCGCGGGCCGCACGGTGAGTCAGCCGGACGGGGGGATCCTCGCCCAGGACGACCTGACGGATGGCCCGAGCCAATGCAAAGGACATGGCGAAAGACGACGTGGTCGACCACCGGGCGATCCCACCGGTCCCCTCGATGGGGAGGACGTGGCAGCGTCGGCGCTTCCAGTCGATCCAGTCGACCTGCCAGGTTCGCCCCGCCAGGAGCAGTAGACGCGGCCCTTGCACCGCTCGGGTGAGGAGCATGGGGTCGCATCGACCGATCTCCTTGCCACCCTGGAGGACGGTGAATTCGGGGGGCGCTGTGAACGAAGCCATCAGCTCCATAAAATGACGCCGCCCGAAGTCCTGTTCCGCCTTCTCGCCAATGAGGAGATTGTGGCCGTCCCGGCGCAGATAGCCCTTCGCTAGAAGATGCTGCATGATTGGCTGCGTGGCAGCGGGGTCGAACAACCAATGTCCGTTCCACCAGTCTCGCCACAGAGCGTCCCCGATCGCTCCCTCCTGCAGTGCGAGGGCCAGGACCTGCTGCGCAACGATGTGCCGCGGATTGGGAGGCGGCAGGGAGGGCTCCACATAGCCGGTGCTCCATAGCAGGAGCAGACCGGCCGCGGTGAGGGTGTCCTCTTCGCTGAGCGTTAGCAACAAGCAGTTGCGCACCTGGCCCGGCCGCCGGCCGGTGCGCCCCAGCCGTTGTAGAAAGGAGGACACTGACCATGGGGAGTTGATCTGGATGACCCGGTCGAGGTCACCGACGTCGATGCCCAGCTCTAGGGTGGAGGTGGCGACGATCACGCAGTCGCGGGCCTGGCTGAACGCCTCCTCGGCGCGCCTGCGTTCGTTTGCCGATAGTGAGGCGTGCGACAGGAAGACGGTGACGCCGAGCTTGCGCAGTGCCTCTCCGAGCTCTTCGACGGTCTGCCGGGAGTCGCAAAACACCAGCCGCTTTTCGCCGTGGTGCAGCATGGAGATGATTTTTGCAGCGTTGGCGAGGTTGCCGACCCGGTCCAACTCGATCTCAGGCGGACCCACGGCGGACTCGATGGCTGGCTCTACAACCTGGGCAGGACGCCTCCCCGCACCTTGCAGCCACGCCAGCAGGCCGGAGGGGTCCCCCACCGTCGCTGACAGTCCGATGCGCTGCAATGGCCGGCCTGTCAGGCGCGCGATGCGCTCCAGCACGCACAGCAGATGCCAACCCCGGTCGTCTTTAGCAAAGGCGTGAACTTCGTCTATGACGACGCTGCGCACCCCCGATAGCAGTCGCCGGTGATCGACACTCGCGCTGATGAGCATCGACTCTAGCGACTCAGGAGTGGTGAGCAGGATATCTGGAGGATTACGTAGAATCGCCTGCCGCCTGGTGACGGAGGTGTCGCCGTGCCAGAGCCGCACTGTCCTGCCGAGCCAGCCCGCATACTGGGCGATCCGCGGCTCCAGGTTGTTGAGCAGCGCTTTCAGCGGACAGATGTACAGCACTGACAAGCCCTGCCAGCCCTGCTCGGCCATGACGGTGAGCAAGGGAAACAAGGCAGCCTCGGTTTTCCCTCCAGCGGTAGGGGCCACTAGTAGGGCGTCGCAGTCGGGAGAGAAGCTCTTTAGGAACTCCTCCTGGAGAGGACGCAGCTGCTGCCAGCCGAGAGTAGCGGACAGGTGATAGGCGAGGGTTGGATGCAGCTTCGTCACAGGTCGATATCGATGTCACCCGCGGAGGACGCGGTACCTTGCAGCGCATTCTGCTCTTCAATGGTCAAATTGTCGAGCCGGTGCCGAGCGTAGTGGACGCGGGGGTTGAAGTCCGGATGCTCGGCCACCTTGAACAGCACGTCCGAAACCAGGCTTCGCAGGAAAACCCGAGGCGAGGTGCCGACGCTGAGCTTCCCGGCCACTGATGTCGCCAGGTCCTTAATGTAGGCGTCGTCCACCAGTTGGTTGATGCGCTCGCGGGCCTGCGGCTCGCCTTCGGCGTACAAGTCGCGCACCCGCCGGCCGAGTTCCACCAGCTTGTCCAGGTCGAACCCGGTGAGCCGCAGCCGGTGGCTCTGCATGGAGTCGAATCGGGGGTCGGTGTCGAAGTCCACGTCCAGCCGTTGGGCCAGCGGTGGGAGCTGGGGGACGCCCGTCGGGCCGGTGAAGAAGGCGGGGGTACCGGTGATGAGCAAGAAGAGCCCGGGAAAGGAACCGCGGTCGATCTCATCGATCAGGTGTCGGAGGGCTCCCAGGCTCTTGTCGCGCACGTCGGCGCGGAGCCGCTGGATCGTCTCCAGCTCGTCCAACACCAGCAGCAGTCCGGTGTGGCCGCAGTCCCGCAGGATGATTAGCAGGCCGCGGAGGAAACCGAAGGCGGTGTCGGCGTTGACCTCCCCTTTGAGGCCGGCCTGGCGCTTGACGGAGGCGGCCACATGCTCATCCCCGCTGACCCACGACAGTAGTTGCATCGCGGTGCCGCTGTCCCCTGCCATGCGTGCCTTCCGATAGGCCCGCAGCGCGGTGGCCAGGGACGGAGCCGAGTCGGCGACCTCCTTGAGCCGGACGTCGATGCGCTTGTTCACCGCTGCTTCAACCCGGTCGCGGTCTGCCGGGTCGAGTCCTTCTGCGGCGCACACCTCGTCCTCAAGGTTCAGCAGCCAGTCCTCGACCAAGGCCCGGAACGCACCTTCAGAGGTCTCGGCGATGGTGAGGTTCTTGATGAGCCGCTGGTAGATGACGTTCAGCTTGTGCAGCGGAACGTCCTGGGAGATCTGCACCTCGCTGGAGGCCATGTTCTTGTCCCGGGCCCGCTGGGCCAGCCAGCGGGAAAAGAACGTCTTGCCCGAGCCGTACTCGCCCTGAACCGCCTTGAACTTCCACCCGCCGCGGGTGACGGCGGCCAGCTCCTCGTCGAGTCGGGCGAAGCGTTCCATGCCCACGGCGAAAAGGTCCAGGTCCCGCTCCGGAACGGTGCCACGGCCCAGTGCGTCGATGACCTTGCGGCGTCGGGCGGGGCTGATCTTCTTGGGTCGGCTCATGAGGTCACCCCCAAGAACTGCTCTTTGAGGAGCGGGATGTTGAGCTGCAGGGTCTGGTCGTCGTCCCGTAGTTCGAGGACCTGTTCATCATCGAGGTTGAGCAGCCGGCACACGCCGCCGAGTTCCATGACGATCCGATCCGGCAGCTTACCGAGCAGCCGGGCCAACTCGGCGACCGACCTGCGGCCTCCCTTCTCGATGAGGAGATCGATGAGTCGGGCGACCTCTTCGTCGGTGAAGCGGGCCCGCGCCCCGAGAGTTGCTCGCTGTTCGACGAAAGCAGCGGAGGCCACTACCTGCGCCCCCAGCTTCGGCCTGGCCACGGGCGCCGTATTACGGGCCGGCAGGGGCGTCCGTGCCTGTGGAGGCGAGGGCTGGGTGCTCTTCCCCGGCTGATTCCGTAGGGATGCGGGCTGGGGACCCGATGCGGACGCCGAAGATGGTTTCGGCACTGATTTCACTTTCGGCCTGGGCCGCGCTGGCGCGGCTGGGGGCACTGCCCGCTTCGGAGAGGCGGACGGCGCTTGTGCTTGGCCGGGCAGGCTGATGGGCCGCCATATGCGCTGCTGACTCGTCGTCACTAGTGGCGCCAAGTTCGTGGGGGTGGCTTGCTGAACCCGGACGGGTGGGGGCTTGACCGCGATCCACTTGCGTCCGGAAAGGGCTTGGAGCCACTCCCGCGCGGTGGGGCGGAGGCCGTGCGGTGCCGCGGCACGGTCAAAAAGCCGGGTCACCGCGTCAGCGACGTGAGAGTCGACGCCCTCTACCAGTTCCAGCTTTTGGCCCGGGCGGACGTAGGCGTTGCGGCTCAGCACCCGACCCACCAGCAAAGCGATTTTGTATCTGTCGGTGTCGAGGTCGAGGCCGGTCTTGGGTAGATGGGGGTCGTCCCATTCGGGGGTCTGCGCTTGGGGGAGGACCGGTTCGCCGCCGTGCCGCCGTACACCGTCGCAGTCGAGCATGAAGATCCGGTAAGGACGGGTCTGGGACCACAGCAGATTCCGGAAGGAGATATCGCCCAGCACGAAGCGGTGAGAGTGCAGGAAGTCGATGAACCGCACTGCCGCGGTGGCGATCTCAACACGGCCCGGCCCGTCCGGCAAGTGCAAGGACTGCCAGGTGTGGTTCGGTTTGTACAGCAGGTACTGGAGCTCGACTGGTCGGTTCTTGCCGCCGATCGGCCCGGTGAACTCCGGAGGGATTTCCCGCATGAGGAAACCGGTCACCGCGCCCTTGTGCACGACCCGTGCCAGTGGCCAGGCGCTTTGCTCGAAAAGGGAACGGCTGTCGGCGCTGGGCAGCCCTCGCCCGAATTCCACGAGCTCGGCTAGAGCTGGGGCGAAGGGCCTTCCGGCGTTTTGCAGGTACTCCTTGTAAACGAGCTTCTCGTTGCCGAGTACTCGGGTGACGACGCCCTGCCCGCCTTCCCCGAGCGGTTCGTCCTCTAGCCGCAGGCTGCTTCTCGGACGGTCCAAAGGATGCGGTACCAGCATCAGGAGACCCTCCAGATGCAGATGGCCGTCCGGTCATCGTCGTGGGTGCGGGCTTTGAAACCGACCTGCCAGAGGAATTCCGTCAGGGACGGGGGACCGGAGCCCCACCAGGCGGCCAGCTGGTTGCGGACCTCACTGCCGCGCATGGGTTTGGCGAGCCCGTCGGTGCACAGCAGCAGTACGTCCTCCGGGTCCAGTGACACAGGCTGGATCTCGACTTGGTCGGCGTGACCGGGCAGGGCCAGAGTCGCCGAAGTGGCGACCTCATAATCCGGCTCCTTGGCGAAGCACGACACCCACACGCCCCGGTGCAGCCGCATCGCCGCGCAGTCACCGACCCGCATCAGCCAGGCCTGCTGCGGCGAGCCGTGGACGTCGAACTGGATCACGGCGGTCAGGAACGTGGTGGCCAGTTCTTCGACCGCGACGCCGCGCCGGGCGGCCTCCGCTTCGATGGCGTCGGCGATACGGGAGAAGTAACGCCTGGCCGCGTCGGCAGCCTGCTCATCGGGCCGGATGCGCAGGTGCTCACGCGCGGCCTGGCAGGCGGTCATCGCACCGATGTGGGACAGCTGTGCGTTGCCCAGCCCATCGGCCACGCAGGCCAGGACGATGCGTTCGCTGATCCGCCACAATCCCATGGCGTCCTGCCGGGGCTGGGCGTTGTAGCGGTGCGCATCGCCGCGGGTCGAGACCGCGCGAATGACGAGACCGGGCATTGCCGCGGCGTCCAGGACGGTGTCAGGACAGGCCACATCCAGGCTTGGCAACTCGCCCGGTTCGATCTTGAAACGTGACGGACGCCCTATGACCAGTGGCTCTGGGAAGTCCATCAGACGCGATCCGCCTCCAGCACCGTGTAGCCCTTGACCTGGTCGGGGAAGACCATCTGGGCCCCGGCGTTGGGATTGGCAGAAAAGGCCGCCGAGGAGGCGACCGCCGAGGAGACCACCGAGTTCAGCAACTGCTTGGCGAACTCCCGCAGGGCGTTACGTGGATCGAGCTCCCCGTTGGCGATGAACGCCCGGAAGGTGGCGACGGCCCGCAGCGTCTCCGGTCGCACGTCACCGAAGCCGAAGGCCAGGATCGTCGGGCGGGGGCCGAAGTCCTTGGCGGTGAGCCGCTGGTGCGCGGTGGCCCAGTCCGAATCGGTGGGCTGGCCGTCGGTGAGGAAGAACACCGTGGGACGGAACGGGACATGGCCGGCGGCCTTGAGATCCCGGATGTCCCGCTCGATGGTGTCGCGCAGCAAGGTGAACGCCGCGCCGTAGGACGTGGCGCCCTTGGGAGCGAGCTGGGGGACCTGGTGCACGTCGTTGAGATCGGCCAGCGGCAGCAGCACCTCAGCGGTGTCACTGAAGCTGATGATGCACAGCCTCGCCTTGTCAGCGACCGTCGGGTTGCTGGCGATTTCGGTGACGATCTGGGGGAGCTGGTCGTTGATCTCCTGAAGGGGATTGCCCGCCATCGAGTACGACTCGTCGCACACCAGGTAGAAGGGGAGTATCTGCTCGCTCATGACACGGGCCTTTCCTCGGCACAGCCGTAGCTGATGAAGTAGATCTCCATGGAGACCGATCCCGCGGGGGCCGCGAGGTCGTGGAAGTTGCGGGTGGCGGCGGACCTGAACACGCTCGGGTACGCCTCTTTCAGGGCTCTGTTCACCCGTGACGCCAGGGCGACCCCCTGACCGCTGCCGCCGTCTCCGCCGAAGGTCAGCACCATGCCGGCACGCTTGCCGGAAAAGCCGGGGGCCTGCCTGTGCAGCCCTCGTTTGACTTGGGCGATGAGCGTTCGTCCGCCGGCCGCGGGGCTGACGGTGAACTTGGCCTTGATGGGTTTGGACTCCACTCCCTTGAGCTGCTCGGCACAGGGGCTTTTGGAAGGGGAGGGACCGGCGGAGGGCTTGGCCTCGGCCTCCGGCGGCGCCTGTGCGCCCAGCATGACGATGGTGAGCGCCAGGAGCATGTCCGCAAACAGCCACCCGGCCAGCAGGATCGTCAAGGAGGCCCGACGCTGTCTCATGCCGCGTCGCCCTGCCGACGGTCAGCGAGCTCGGCGATCGTCTGCGAGGCCTGCTGCAGGACGTTGCCGAACTCGGCGATTGCCGCTTTGAGCTCGTCGAGCTCGGCCCGCACCGTGCTCCGCGTCTCTTCCAGGGCCATGCCGGTGACCTGCGAGATCTGCTCGGGCAGCGCGGCGAGCCGTTCGAAGGAGTCCCGGGTGCGGTCCAGCATGTCCACGGTCCGGCCGGAGACGTCCGTGACGAGCTCGATGCGGCTGGCGTGCGCCCCGGCGGTGTCCGCCCAATCCCCGAGGGCCGCGCGGATCTCGGAGCTGGTCTGGCTGAAGGCCCGCTCGAAGTCCGTGGCGGTGCGTTCCAGGGTTTCGGTGAGCTGGTTGGTCAGCACCTTCACGGTCCGCTCTGTGGAGGCGCCCACGGCCTGCACCGAATCGGCGGAGCTGTCGACGGCCCGGGTGATGCTGCTGCTGGCGGTGACCAGTTCCCCGACCTCGTCCCGTAGCTCGCCCACGGAGGAGCGGATGGCCGAGGTGAGCCGGTTCAGCTCGTGGTCGAGCACCGACAGCAGGCTCTTTTTGAACTCTTCGATGGACTCCCCGGTCTTGAGCGTGATCGCGTCGGCTGCGGAGGTCATCGTTTCGGCGGCGGACTTCACCTCGGTGAAGTGCCGGCTGAAGGTCTTGGTCGTGCCCTGCACCTCGTTGGCGCTGGAGACCAGGGCGTCACTGGTCTTCTGCGCGGCTTCCAGGGCGTAGACCACGGCGTCCATCAGGTCGGACTGGGCCTTGCGGACCGTCTCCCCGATCTTGGTGATCTGCATGGCCGCTTGGGTGAGCTCAGCGTTGAAACGGCTGGGCGTCGACAGCCGTACCTGTGCCAGGTACAGGCTCGCCTCGGTCAGCGCCCTGCGGAGCCGGGCGCGCAGCATCACCAGCCGGCGTTCGGCACGGTCCAGGGAGCGGTTGTACAGCAGGTTCTCGCTCACCGTCCAGGCGACGAGGAAGAGGATCGCCAGTACCGTCAGCATGGCGACGTTGCTGAAACGGAAGAAACCGGGCAGTCGGCCATCGAAGCCCTGCTGCCACATCTCCAGGAACGGCCGC contains these protein-coding regions:
- a CDS encoding vWA domain-containing protein, which translates into the protein MSEQILPFYLVCDESYSMAGNPLQEINDQLPQIVTEIASNPTVADKARLCIISFSDTAEVLLPLADLNDVHQVPQLAPKGATSYGAAFTLLRDTIERDIRDLKAAGHVPFRPTVFFLTDGQPTDSDWATAHQRLTAKDFGPRPTILAFGFGDVRPETLRAVATFRAFIANGELDPRNALREFAKQLLNSVVSSAVASSAAFSANPNAGAQMVFPDQVKGYTVLEADRV
- the brxD gene encoding BREX system ATP-binding protein BrxD; the protein is MSRPKKISPARRRKVIDALGRGTVPERDLDLFAVGMERFARLDEELAAVTRGGWKFKAVQGEYGSGKTFFSRWLAQRARDKNMASSEVQISQDVPLHKLNVIYQRLIKNLTIAETSEGAFRALVEDWLLNLEDEVCAAEGLDPADRDRVEAAVNKRIDVRLKEVADSAPSLATALRAYRKARMAGDSGTAMQLLSWVSGDEHVAASVKRQAGLKGEVNADTAFGFLRGLLIILRDCGHTGLLLVLDELETIQRLRADVRDKSLGALRHLIDEIDRGSFPGLFLLITGTPAFFTGPTGVPQLPPLAQRLDVDFDTDPRFDSMQSHRLRLTGFDLDKLVELGRRVRDLYAEGEPQARERINQLVDDAYIKDLATSVAGKLSVGTSPRVFLRSLVSDVLFKVAEHPDFNPRVHYARHRLDNLTIEEQNALQGTASSAGDIDIDL
- a CDS encoding DEAD/DEAH box helicase; the protein is MTKLHPTLAYHLSATLGWQQLRPLQEEFLKSFSPDCDALLVAPTAGGKTEAALFPLLTVMAEQGWQGLSVLYICPLKALLNNLEPRIAQYAGWLGRTVRLWHGDTSVTRRQAILRNPPDILLTTPESLESMLISASVDHRRLLSGVRSVVIDEVHAFAKDDRGWHLLCVLERIARLTGRPLQRIGLSATVGDPSGLLAWLQGAGRRPAQVVEPAIESAVGPPEIELDRVGNLANAAKIISMLHHGEKRLVFCDSRQTVEELGEALRKLGVTVFLSHASLSANERRRAEEAFSQARDCVIVATSTLELGIDVGDLDRVIQINSPWSVSSFLQRLGRTGRRPGQVRNCLLLTLSEEDTLTAAGLLLLWSTGYVEPSLPPPNPRHIVAQQVLALALQEGAIGDALWRDWWNGHWLFDPAATQPIMQHLLAKGYLRRDGHNLLIGEKAEQDFGRRHFMELMASFTAPPEFTVLQGGKEIGRCDPMLLTRAVQGPRLLLLAGRTWQVDWIDWKRRRCHVLPIEGTGGIARWSTTSSFAMSFALARAIRQVVLGEDPPVRLTHRAARALATARAELADVAAPDRTIVVRSGHDVLWWTWAGTRVNATLKASLGSLADPCARPDDLYIRLRNDLDAVTWREVGRSLHRLADPEVDSRAVHGLKFSAALPSDLAASTLAARLADRDNAWKVLNEPCIFSQSA
- a CDS encoding protein phosphatase 2C domain-containing protein, encoding MPGLVIRAVSTRGDAHRYNAQPRQDAMGLWRISERIVLACVADGLGNAQLSHIGAMTACQAAREHLRIRPDEQAADAARRYFSRIADAIEAEAARRGVAVEELATTFLTAVIQFDVHGSPQQAWLMRVGDCAAMRLHRGVWVSCFAKEPDYEVATSATLALPGHADQVEIQPVSLDPEDVLLLCTDGLAKPMRGSEVRNQLAAWWGSGPPSLTEFLWQVGFKARTHDDDRTAICIWRVS